From the Erythrolamprus reginae isolate rEryReg1 chromosome Z, rEryReg1.hap1, whole genome shotgun sequence genome, one window contains:
- the LOC139154069 gene encoding olfactory receptor 14I1-like — protein MPNRTIIMDFLLMGFSEQREFQILHFVVFLIMYLIILTGNLLLIILVVMNNHLQTPMYFFLINLAIVDLGSTTVTIPRSIAGALMNIRKISYSECAAQMFFFVFFLSSDLFLLTAMAYDRYVAICHPLHYMSMMKWGTCFQMALGAWMGGFFNVAIHAGTLFSLPFCSTVIHQFFCEIPHLMKISCFDPKFSENWVLLFSTLLGTVCFILIIMSYVKIFKTILSMSSVASRQKAFSTCIPHLLVVFLFLGTAIISHFISNSESSYNWDAVLAVIYSVIPPMMNPVIYSMRNKDIKAALWKLFNQRVTNQNTKQLKLEQHLSAVDRGAFAHVRLVY, from the coding sequence ATGCCAAACAGAACCATCATCATGGATTTCTTGCTTATGGGATTTTCTGAGCAACGGGAGTTCCAGATTTTGCACTTTGTGGTTTTCCTCATAATGTATCTGATTATACTGAcaggaaatcttctccttatCATCCTGGTAGTTATGAACAACCATCTTCAGACACCAATGTATTTCTTTCTGATCAATTTAGCGATTGTTGATCTGGGATCTACCACTGTCACCATTCCCAGATCAATAGCTGGTGCCCTCatgaatataagaaagatatcatATTCTGAATGTGCTGCACagatgtttttctttgttttcttcctgtCATCAGACCTTTTCCTTCTCACAGCTATGGCCTATGACAGATATGTGGCTATCTGTCATCCTTTACATTATATGTCTATGATGAAATGGGGAACTTGCTTCCAAATGGCACTGGGGGCATGGATGGGAGGCTTTTTTAATGTTGCTATCCATGCAGGAACCCTTTTTTCATTGCCTTTCTGTTCCACAGTTATCCATCAATTCTTCTGTGAAATTCCACACCTCATGAAGATTTCCTGCTTTGACCCCAAATTTAGTGAAAACTGGGTTCTCCTTTTTAGTACTTTGCTTGGTACTGTttgttttatattaattattatgtcatatgtaaaaatatttaagaCTATATTGAGCATGTCCTCAGTGGCCAGTAGACAAAAGGCCTTCTCTACTTGCATTCCCCATCTCCTTGTTGTCTTTTTATTCCTTGGCACAGCCATAATTTCCCATTTCATATCAAATTCCGAGTCTTCTTACAATTGGGATGCAGTCCTTGCAGTGATCTACTCTGTGATCCCTCCAATGATGAACCCTGTAATATATAGCATGAGGAATAAGGATATCAAAGCTGCTTTATGGAAGTTGTTTAATCAAAGGGTTACAAATCAAAATACAAAACAGTTGAagctagagcaacatctctcagctgtggatAGGGGGGCTTTTGCGCATGTTCGTCTTGTCTATTAG
- the LOC139154070 gene encoding olfactory receptor 14A16-like, with protein MPNRTIIMDFLLMGFSEQREFQILHFVVFLIMYLIILTGNLLLIILVVMNNHLQTPMYFFLINLAIVDLGSTTVTIPRSIVGALMNIRKISYYECAAQMFFFVFFLSSDLFLLTAMAYDRYVAIFHPLHYMSMMKWANCFQMAGGAWMVGFLNAAMNAGTLFSLPFCSTVIHQFFCEAPHLMKISCFDPKFSELWVLLLGTLFGVVSFMLIIISYVKIIKTVLSMSSMSNRQKAFSTCIPHLLVVCLLCSTAIISHFITNVGSSYTWDEVLTVIYSVMPPMMNPVIYSMRNKDIKAALWKLVIQRVTKQSTKPA; from the coding sequence ATGCCAAACAGAACCATCATCATGGATTTCTTGCTTATGGGATTTTCTGAGCAACGGGAGTTCCAGATTTTGCACTTTGTAGTTTTCCTCATAATGTATCTGATTATACTGAcaggaaatcttctccttatCATTCTGGTAGTAATGAACAACCATCTTCAGACACCAATGTATTTCTTTCTGATCAATTTAGCGATTGTTGATCTGGGATCTACCACTGTCACCATTCCCAGATCAATTGTTGGTGCCCTCatgaatataagaaagatatcatATTATGAATGTGCTGCAcaaatgtttttctttgttttcttcctgtCATCAGACCTTTTCCTTCTCACAGCTATGGCCTATGATAGATATGTGGCCATCTTCCATCCTTTGCATTATATGTCTATGATGAAATGGGCAAACTGCTTCCAGATGGCAGGGGGTGCATGGATGGTAGGCTTCCTTAATGCTGCCATGAATGCAGGAACCCTTTTTTCATTGCCTTTCTGTTCCACAGTTATCCATCAGTTCTTCTGTGAAGCCCCACACCTCATGAAAATTTCCTGCTTCGACCCCAAATTCAGTGAATTATGGGTTCTCCTTCTTGGTACTTTGTTTGGTGTTGTTTCTTTTATGTTAATTATCATTTCCTATGTAAAAATCATTAAGACAGTACTAAGTATGTCATCAATGTCCAATAGACAAAAGGCCTTCTCTACTTGCATTCCTCATCTCCTTGTTGTCTGCTTATTATGCAGTACAGCCATAATTTCCCATTTCATAACAAATGTGGGGTCTTCTTACACTTGGGATGAGGTCCTTACAGTGATCTACTCTGTGATGCCGCCAATGATGAACCCTGTGATCTATAGCATGAGAAATAAGGATATCAAAGCTGCTTTATGGAAGTTGGTTATTCAAAGGGTTACAAAGCAAAGTACAAAACCTGCTTAA